Part of the Corynebacterium efficiens YS-314 genome is shown below.
ATATGCAATCGTGGCGTTCCCGTTCTCACAGGTGACGTGGCCACGCAGGATGGTATGGGAGACCTTCGCCCCGAATTCCATGCCCTCATATGGGGTGTTGGAGGCCTTGGACGCGAACTCCTCGCCCCGGGCGGTCCAGGTCCGACCCGGATCCACGATGGTGAGGTTGGCTGGCTCCCCCACTGCAATCGGACGACCGTGTCCCGGCAGGCGGGTGATCTCCGCGGGACGCTCACTCATGACCTTCGCCACGAAGCGCCAGTCGGCGAGCCCGGAGGCCACGAAGGTGTCCGCGATGATGGACAGTGAGGTCTCCAGGCCGAGCATGCCGGGCTTGGCGTTTTCAAACTCGCAGCACTTGTCCTCGGAACCGTGGGGGGCGTGATCGGTGGCCACGACATCGATCGTGCCGTCGAGAAGCGCCTCCCGCAGGGCGAGGGTGTCGCGTTCCTCCCGCAGGGGTGGGTTGACGCGGTTGACACCGTCATAGGTCTTGAGGCGCTCATCGGTGAGGATGAGGTGGTGCGGGGTCACCTCTGCGGTGATCGGGATGCCCTGGCCCTTGGCCCAGCGCAGCAGCTCGATGGTGCCCTCGGTGGAGGCATGGCAGATGTGGACCCGGTTGCCATAGTCGCGGGCGAGAATGGCGTCACGCACCACGATGGACTCCTCGGCCACACGGGGCCAGCCACGGAGCCCGAGGCGGGCTGCGTTCTCGCCCTCATGGGCGCTGGCACCCTCGGTCATACGGTGGTCCTCGCAGTGCTGGGCGATGAGCACATCCATACCCTTGGCGTACTCCAGGGCACGGCGCATCACCTGCGGGTCATCGACGCACTTGCCGTCATCGGAGAACATGCGCACACGTGCCTCGGAACGTGCCATCATGCCGAACTCGGTGAGCTCCCTGCCCTCCAACCCCTTGGTGATGGAACCGACG
Proteins encoded:
- a CDS encoding dihydroorotase, whose protein sequence is MTVHDYPETGALAPAAPGTLLITDVRVYGEGEPTNVLIRDGVIDSLDAPTSGEYDHTIDGGGGVLLPGFVDMHVHLREPGREDTETIATGSAAAAKGGFTAVFTMANTTPVMDQPLIAEGVWFKGQNVGLCDVHPVGSITKGLEGRELTEFGMMARSEARVRMFSDDGKCVDDPQVMRRALEYAKGMDVLIAQHCEDHRMTEGASAHEGENAARLGLRGWPRVAEESIVVRDAILARDYGNRVHICHASTEGTIELLRWAKGQGIPITAEVTPHHLILTDERLKTYDGVNRVNPPLREERDTLALREALLDGTIDVVATDHAPHGSEDKCCEFENAKPGMLGLETSLSIIADTFVASGLADWRFVAKVMSERPAEITRLPGHGRPIAVGEPANLTIVDPGRTWTARGEEFASKASNTPYEGMEFGAKVSHTILRGHVTCENGNATIAYNA